In Bacteroidales bacterium, the following proteins share a genomic window:
- the rpsG gene encoding 30S ribosomal protein S7 yields MRKGKSKSRTIVPDPKFGDLMVTKFVNNIMLQGKKNSAFDIFYEAIELVTQRSKEDGLEVWKKALANVTPSVEVRSRRVGGATFQIPSEIRPGRKQSIGMKNMVKYARTRHEKSMQEKLAGEILSAYKEEGSAFKKKEDMHRMAEANKAFSHFRF; encoded by the coding sequence ATGAGAAAAGGCAAATCAAAATCGAGAACCATCGTCCCGGACCCAAAATTTGGCGACCTGATGGTGACCAAGTTTGTCAACAATATCATGTTGCAGGGGAAAAAGAACAGTGCCTTCGATATCTTTTACGAAGCCATTGAACTGGTTACCCAGCGCAGCAAGGAAGACGGTCTTGAAGTCTGGAAGAAGGCCCTGGCCAATGTCACACCTTCGGTGGAAGTCAGAAGCCGCCGTGTCGGAGGTGCTACATTCCAGATCCCTTCAGAGATAAGGCCGGGAAGAAAACAGTCTATAGGTATGAAAAATATGGTCAAATACGCCCGCACGCGCCACGAGAAATCGATGCAGGAAAAGCTGGCCGGCGAGATCCTTTCAGCCTATAAAGAAGAAGGCTCCGCTTTCAAGAAGAAGGAAGATATGCACCGGATGGCCGAAGCCAACAAGGCTTTCTCCCATTTCAGGTTTTAA